The nucleotide sequence GGTGATCGCGGTCGTCGAGGAGGCGGACCTGGATCTGGCGGCCCAGCTGCGGCCGGGCCAGACCGTGCGGTTCCGGGCGGCCTAGCTTTCCTCCCAGCGTCGTGAGCGGCAGAGCGGGTCAGGCCCGCCTGCCGCTCACGACCACCAGCCAGGCGGCGTTCGTGGCTCCGATCGCGAGCCACGCCGCCCAGGCCGCGCCCGGGGCCAGCCAGGTGGTGACGACCCCCAGTGCCACCGTCACCACCACGGGCCACGCGCGCCACCGCCGTCGCGGCCGCCGCTCGGCGAAGTAGGCGTCCAAGGCCTCCGCGACCTGGTCGTCGATCTCGTCGCGCAGCCGCGGGTCCAGTTCAGACATGCGCCGGCACCGGCCGCGGCACGGCGACGGACAGGCACGCCAGCGCCAGCGGCACCTCCAGGCCGGCCATGAGCAGCGAAAACACCACGTCGTCGCCGGCCGTGACCACGTCGAACCAGGCGTCGGCGAGCAGCAGCGTCGCGGTGGCCGTCGCGACCAGCGGCGTCCGCGCATCACCGCGGCTCAGCAGCCAGGCCGTGAGCAGCAGGCCGGCCGCCTCCGCCGTGTCGAAGCCCGTCCAGGCCAGCCGCCAGTGCTGCGCCTGCACGACCTCCGGCAACGTCGTCCCCAGTACCGCGATCCACGGCAGCAGGCACAGCCCGGCCGCCCAGAAGAGCTTCTTCATGCGAACCCCCGAGTTCTCTCTTCCGACCCAAGGTAGCGATTGCAGAGATTCTTTGCAAACAATCTCTGTAGTACGCTCCGGGCATGGTCGAACGTCCCGAAAAGCGCGTCCTGACCGGCGCGGACCTCAAGGCCTTCTACAAGGCGCTGGCCAACCCCGTGCGCCGGGACATCCTCAGCTACCTGGGCAAACACGGCGAGGCGAACTCCACGAGCGTCGCGAAGGCACTGGGCGAGAGCACCGGGACGACCAGCTACCACCTCCGCAAGCTCGCCGACCTGGAGCTGATCGAGGAGCTCGAGAACCGCGGCGACGGCCGCGAGCGCTGGTGGAAGTCGCGGTCGAAGGACATCTACACCCCGCCCGGTCTCGACCTCGCGCCGGACGAGCGCGAAGCGATGCTGAAGCTCGGCGCGCTGAAGCTGAGTCACGACCTGGGCCTGGTCGCCCGGGCCTACGCGGGCTACGACAGCGCCCGCGGCTGGAACCAGATCTACCGCGCCGGGCTGCACCTGACGAAGGAGCAGGTCGCCTCCTTCGTCGAGGAGTACCAGAACCTGGTGTGGAAGTACGTCACCGAGCCGGGACAGCACCCCGAAGGCTCGCGGTCGGTGGCCGTCCGGTTCATCGTGGTGCCGGACGAGGAGGAGTCCGTTGAGGACTAGAGCCCGGACACCCGGAGCGTGATGTTCAGCCGCCCGGCCAGGCCCAGCGCCGGGTCCGCCGTGCCCGGCAGCGTCTTCGGCACGCCGTGGTAGGCCAGTCGGGATGGGCCGCCGAACACGAACACGTCACCCGAACGCAGCTCGACGTCGGTGTACGGCCGGCCGCGGGTTTCGGTGTTGCCGAAGCGGAACACGCAGGCGTCACCGAGGCTGACCGACACCACCGGCTCGAGGCTGCGCTCGTCCTTGTCCTGGTGCAGCCCCATCTTGGCGGTGGCGTCGTAGAAGTTGACCAGCGCGACGTCCGGCGCGTACGCCTCGGCCGGCTCGCCGTACGCGGCCGTCAGCGCGCGGCGGCCGAGGTCGCCGAGCCAGTCCGGGAACGGCAGCACCGGCGTCCCCTCGCCGGTCGTGCGCGAGTAGCCGTACGGGTACCAGTGCCGGCCGAGGCAGACCGACTTCACCGACATCACGCCGCCGTTGGGCAGCCGGGTGTGGCGGTAGCCGGGCCAGCCGCGGCAGGCCGCGACCAGCTCGCGCTGTTCGTCGAAGCCGAGCCAGCCGGGCAGGTGCACGGCGCCGGGCGCGATCTCGGCGCGCGGGCGCGGCAGGAGGGCGTCCATCACCTCGATTGTGCCGGAGACTCCCGCCGCACAGCGGCTTTTCGGGGGGTCCGGGTGGCGGAGCACCCGGCCTGGGCCGAAGCCCCAGATGTCATACGGTCGGTGATCGTCGAGGGCACCACGCGATGACCGCGGAACGTGACGCCCGCGGCAGCGAACTGCCGCAGGAGCCGTCCCAATGGACCAGCGGGACGGTCCTGCGGCGGCATCCCCTCGCTTTGGGCCACCATGAAGTAGACGTTCCCACACCTGAATGTCACAAACCAGCGTGGATCAGCTACGAACGGGTCTCTTGACCGCGGCGCCGCCGATCAGTCACCGAACGTCACGACGGTGACGCCCGCTTGGGCCGGCACGGGGTCGTTCATCGCCGCCAGCGCGGCCGGGACGTCGTCGAGCCCGATGCGCCGGCCGATCAGCGCGGCGAGGTCGATGCCCGCCGTCTCGACCACGCGCAGCAGCTCCGGGTACTCGTGGGCCTGGAGCCCGTGGATGCCGACCAGCTCCAGCTCACCGCCGATGACGCGGTGCATCGGGATCGGAGCGAGGCCCTGCGCGGGCGGCATCAGCCCGGCCTGGACGTGCCGGCCGCGCTTGCGCAGGCTGCCGACCGAGGCCGCGCAGGTCGACGGCGAGCCGAGGCAGTCGAGCGAGACGTACGTGCCGCCGCCGGTCAGCTCGCGCACGTGCGCGGCGACGGCTTCGGGCCCGTCGAACGCCGAGGAATCGACCGTGACCGCGGCACCCGACTTCGCGGCAAGCTGGAGCGCGGCCGGCGAGACGTCGATGGCGACGACCTTCGCGCCCGCCGCGACGGCCAGCAGCACCGCGGAGATCCCGACGCCGCCGCAGCCGTACACCGAGACCCACTGACCCGCGGTGACGCGGCCCTGCCGCAGCACCGCGCGGAACGCCGTGCCGAACCGGCAGCCGAGGGCGGCAGCCTCGGCGGCGCCGAGCGAGTCCGGCAGCGCGACCAGGTTCGTCTCCGCGTGCTCGATGGCGACGCGCTCGGCGAACGACCCCCAGTGCGTGGCGCCGGGCTGGAACTCGCGGTCGCAGATCTGCTGGTCGCCGCGGGCGCACTGGGCGCACGTGCCGCAGGCGCAGACGAAAGGCACGGTGACACGCGCGCCGAGCTCCCAGCCGCGCACGCCTTCGCCGAGCGCGACGATCCGGCCGGCGAGCTCGTGCCCGGCGACGTGCGGCAGCGTGACGGCGGCGTCGTGCCCCTGCCAGGTGTGCCAGTCGCTGCGGCAGACCCCGGTGGCGTCGACCTCGATCACCGCGCCGCCCGGCGCGGCCACCGGCTCCGGCACGTTCCGCACGACGGGCGGGACGCAGAACTCCTCCATCACCACAGCTCGCATGGCGCGAGCCTAACGGCCGTCGACACCGCTCAACTGAGCGCGTGGATCCTCGTCCTGCTCCGTGGCGGGCCGAGGAGTTTGCTGAGCGAGCCGTCCGGCACGTTCAGGATGTCCTCGAGATTCCGCAGGGCCTCCAACGATTCCGGCCGCTCCGGCCGGCACCGTCCCGATTGCCAGTGGCTGAGGGTGGCCAGGCTGACCGTGGTTCCCCTGCCGCGCAAGCGATAGCGGATCCGCTCGAGGCCGAGGCCGCGGGCCCGGATCGCCGCCCGCAGGGCCACGTCGAACGGCCCGGCTGCCAGCAGCCGGCCCAGCTCCGCCTGTTCCCCCCGGTCGATGGTGCGTGTTCGCTGACCGGTCATCACAACGCTCCGAAGCACTCCCGATTACGAAGATTGGAGCGTAGGCGCCGCTTCGCAAGATCGGAAGGGTCCTCACCCACCTGCCTTGCGCGCCTCGTCGGCGATCGCGGCGAACGGTTCCGCGTAGCCGGAGTTGATCGTGACGTAGGAAATCCCCCACTGCTCTCGCCACCGGAGAAGCGTTTCCGTGGCCTGCCCCGGATCCTCGGGCAGAACGGTGACGGCCCCCGCCGCGGCGAGTTCGGGCACGTCGGCCCCGGCCCACCGCGCGATCGCGGGCGACGGTTCCGTCCCGAGCGCCATCAGGTTCAGGCCGAGCTCGATCTCCGGCAGCCGCGGCCCGGCGAGTGCGCGAAATCGATCCACAATGGACGTCGCTTCGGCTTCGGTCGTCGTCGGCGCCCAGCTGAACGTGACGGTGTCGGCTTCTTGCGCGGCGAGCGCCAGCATTTTCGGCCCCCCGCCGGCGAGCATCAACCGGGGCCGGTCCGCTTCGCGCTTGAAGTGCGCGATGGTGGCGGCCATCCGTGTGATGCGCTCACCCGGTGAGGGGAATTCCCGGCCGAGGGTTTCCGCGTGCGCTTCGGCCCCGGGCCGCCCGACGCCGAGGCCGAGCTCGAACCGGCCGCGGGTCTGCCGGTGGAGGGTCTGCGCCTGCCAGCCGAGCGCTCGCGCGTCGCGGAAGGGGTCGGCGAGCACGAAGGTGCCGACGGTGAGATCCAGGGTGACCGCGGCGGCGGCCCCGAGCAGCACGAACGGATCGGCGGTGCCGACGGGATCGGTGGCGAGCAGGGTGTCGAACCCGAGCTTCTCGACCCGCTCGGCTTGGGCGGTCCACGAGGTGAGGTTGGGCGAGTAACCGGCGACGACGCCGAAGCGGAAGGGTTTCATGCAAGCCATGGTCCGGGGCGGCGGCTGGTCACCACATCCGCTTCACGACGTCACCCGCGCGTACGCGTTTCGCCCGACGTCAGGAATGAGTCATTCATGACGTCGGAGGTCAGGAATGAGTCATTCCTGACGTTCGCGACCGCTCAGCGCAGGGTGACCGACAACGCCTGCGCGATCTCCTTGCCGATGGCGTGCGTGGCGGCATCCGGTGGCGACCCGACCTTCACCACCATCGGTCCCCCGAACGGCTGCCGCTCCACCACCTCGATGCGTTCGCCCAGGTTGATCGCGTGTTCCGTCAGGTACCGCAGCAGCTCCGGGTCCGTGTCCCAGACCCGCACGATCTCGCCCACCGCGCCCGGCGGGAGGTCGTCCAGGATCCGGACCGGCAGTTCCTCCACGCTCCCGTCCGGCGCCGGGATCGGGTCGCCGTGGGGGTCGCGGACCGGGTTGCCGAGCTTCGCCGCGATGCGCTCGACCAGCCGGTCCGACACCGCGTGCTCCAGCGCGTCCGCCTCCGCGTGGACCTCGTCCCACGTGTAGCC is from Amycolatopsis mediterranei and encodes:
- a CDS encoding ArsR/SmtB family transcription factor, producing the protein MVERPEKRVLTGADLKAFYKALANPVRRDILSYLGKHGEANSTSVAKALGESTGTTSYHLRKLADLELIEELENRGDGRERWWKSRSKDIYTPPGLDLAPDEREAMLKLGALKLSHDLGLVARAYAGYDSARGWNQIYRAGLHLTKEQVASFVEEYQNLVWKYVTEPGQHPEGSRSVAVRFIVVPDEEESVED
- a CDS encoding alpha-ketoglutarate-dependent dioxygenase AlkB family protein; the encoded protein is MDALLPRPRAEIAPGAVHLPGWLGFDEQRELVAACRGWPGYRHTRLPNGGVMSVKSVCLGRHWYPYGYSRTTGEGTPVLPFPDWLGDLGRRALTAAYGEPAEAYAPDVALVNFYDATAKMGLHQDKDERSLEPVVSVSLGDACVFRFGNTETRGRPYTDVELRSGDVFVFGGPSRLAYHGVPKTLPGTADPALGLAGRLNITLRVSGL
- a CDS encoding alcohol dehydrogenase catalytic domain-containing protein, which translates into the protein MRAVVMEEFCVPPVVRNVPEPVAAPGGAVIEVDATGVCRSDWHTWQGHDAAVTLPHVAGHELAGRIVALGEGVRGWELGARVTVPFVCACGTCAQCARGDQQICDREFQPGATHWGSFAERVAIEHAETNLVALPDSLGAAEAAALGCRFGTAFRAVLRQGRVTAGQWVSVYGCGGVGISAVLLAVAAGAKVVAIDVSPAALQLAAKSGAAVTVDSSAFDGPEAVAAHVRELTGGGTYVSLDCLGSPSTCAASVGSLRKRGRHVQAGLMPPAQGLAPIPMHRVIGGELELVGIHGLQAHEYPELLRVVETAGIDLAALIGRRIGLDDVPAALAAMNDPVPAQAGVTVVTFGD
- a CDS encoding LLM class flavin-dependent oxidoreductase; the encoded protein is MKPFRFGVVAGYSPNLTSWTAQAERVEKLGFDTLLATDPVGTADPFVLLGAAAAVTLDLTVGTFVLADPFRDARALGWQAQTLHRQTRGRFELGLGVGRPGAEAHAETLGREFPSPGERITRMAATIAHFKREADRPRLMLAGGGPKMLALAAQEADTVTFSWAPTTTEAEATSIVDRFRALAGPRLPEIELGLNLMALGTEPSPAIARWAGADVPELAAAGAVTVLPEDPGQATETLLRWREQWGISYVTINSGYAEPFAAIADEARKAGG
- a CDS encoding metal-dependent transcriptional regulator yields the protein MGDGSVRRSSSVEDYVRVIYGLVERGEAVTNASLAGRLEVSPSSASGMVTKLSQLGLVTHVPYRGIELTADGRLLARSVLRRHRLIETYLVSELGYTWDEVHAEADALEHAVSDRLVERIAAKLGNPVRDPHGDPIPAPDGSVEELPVRILDDLPPGAVGEIVRVWDTDPELLRYLTEHAINLGERIEVVERQPFGGPMVVKVGSPPDAATHAIGKEIAQALSVTLR